Within Thunnus thynnus chromosome 15, fThuThy2.1, whole genome shotgun sequence, the genomic segment tttcttcttcaccaaaaaactaattgattaattgagaaatgaTCAACAGATTCATCGATTAtgagaataatcattagttgcagcctgaaACTCAACAATAATATGGAGTGAATTCAactttaaaaagagagagagacaaatttCTCCTGTCTAAAAGTGTTTAACAGTAACACACTTATTACCATTAATGTCTTACAAGTGAtgctgttatgtgtgtgtgtgacgttaACTGTCATGCTTCTGCTCCTCAGCTGGGTTTCTGCAGCGTCTGGTGAGGGTGTTCTTTGGATGTCTGGCAGCAGTGGCTTGTGGCATGCTTTATGCTGGTTATCTCTCTGCCTATCATGACAGGAAGTACTGGTTTTCAACTAGACAGGTGGGTGACTCTTATATAGGTGTTTTGGTTGGATCAACTCACTGGATCAATGCCGTTTTCCACTTCAAGCACTTTACATGTTGTGTCTCAGGATCTGGAGCGTGAAATCACCTTCCAAGGAGGCAGCGGGctctattattactactacaaGCACATGCTGACGGCATCATCTTTTGAAAGAGGTACGGGTATTATTTTTACTTCTCTTTAATAAATATCTAACTGAATATAACATCAAAACTGACAACATTTCGATTTAATCACTTTGAAAATCACTCTCTTGTGTTGTACTCTACTAAATGGTTCCTATgtggtttctgtttttcaggCTTTTATGAGCTGACGATAGATAACAAGACTGTTTCAGGTCAGACCATCAACGCGGTGGAGCGTCTGTCTCTGTATCCAGAGCTCATTACAAGCTTCATATACAGAGTCACAGACAGCCAGGTCAGATGGCTcacactgtttgtgtttgttgagttcagttttataaaatGCTACAAGAACATTGTCTTTACTCTTAACAGTTTCTCCTAAATGTGTCTAGTTGTGACCATGCTACAATAATATGTGTCTTTTACTAGATGGTAAAACTTTTTGTATGATGGCagatgtatgtgtatttttcacAACACACTATGGTACTAAATCACTACAATACCTTGTCACCAAGCAAATAAACACTGGACCCAGGCTTTTGCAGACTGAGTCTCCTCCATTGCCAGAAGGATGTTTTGTTGCATAGCAAAGCAATGAATACTTTTGAGACAGACTtcttgcctttattggacagttatTGGCAAAGAggctgacaggaaatgaggggagagagatgggtatgacatgcaataaGGGTCCCTTGCCGGACTCGAACTAGGGACATagcagttatgtggcatgcacaGTAACCGTTCAGCTACTGAGACGCTCCATGACCATTGAACTTAAGCTGGATTGTATTGTAATGTACTCTGACAAAGTACTGCAATAGCCAGTGaagtttgcatgttttaagTTTGCTTTTCTTATGAGCATAAAGAAAAAGGTGATAATTGTTGCTGCTATCAAAAAAGATTtgttcaacttttcatttaagGAGCACAAATACAATCTGCTTTGTAGTTGTTTAGCGTGTGAAATAACTACAGATGCTCTTGCTGGTTTGTATTTGTtcaatatgacaaaaaaaagagaaaaactggcGAGGACATCATACTCCTGTAGCCAGCATCAATCACATCCACAACAACACAGACTAATTAATTGTTCTGGCAGAACAATTAATTAGTCTCAGGGCAGCAGGATGACCTAAAACTGAGAACACTGTAGAAGTTTGACATTATTAGTATACAGgcataaaaagataaaagtatACTagctttttgatgtttttactcGCACATAATTGGTCTCAGCTGatatttctctccctctgccttcAGGATTTTGTGGAGCCAATCTATTTCTATATTGGAGCGGTTTTCGGCCTCCAGGCGGTCTACGTCACGGCCCTCTTTGTGTGTAGCTGGGTGATGAGTGGCACTTGGGTGGCTGGCATGTTGGCTGTGGCCTGGTATGTTATCAACAGGTGAGAGGAGTTTTGTCACACTGTTCACACCTCATACATTAACGTGttaagtgtgtttgtgcctcATCATGTTTCTTCCTTTCATCAAAGTGGATCAATATGGTGAAGCTACTTTCTTTTTATGACCGCTTCAAGTCTTGCTTGTGAACTTAATCATACTTGTGCTACTGTTAAGACAAAGAGGAGTCTGGGTGGTGAAGCTTAAAAATGCCTCCTGTTTTGAATCTCAAGTTCTCTACTTTATAATTCTGCTGTGGCTTATTTCTCCCTCAGACCAGATACAACCAAAGTGGATCATGCCATCCCTCTGCGAGACAACTGGGCTCTGCCGTACTTTTCTTGTCAGGTAGCAGCTTTGACTGGATTCCTGAGTAACAACATCAGCTCTGCCACCGAGGTGAGCCTCTCATgataattatttttgtaattatcCTTAATAAAAGCTATATGTAACACTGTATTTACACATGCTGAAACTTGACTTCTCTGTAGATGTTTTGCTATCTCACCATGAGTGCCACCACCTTCACCTTCCTCCTGGTCTGGGAACACAGCCACTATGTGCTCTTCATCCAAGGCCTCTGTCTTTTCCTGCTTGACTCTTTTGACCTGGTGCCGCCACGTAAGGTAACCTCAATCCTGTGTGGTAGTTGGAAAGTTGTTAATAAATGTAAGATATGTATAAAGAGTTAAATTCTATTATCTTTTTAATTATAATGAGCTTAGAATATTCAAGAACAGACGTGTATTACCAGTATTTAGCAGGTATAAACACctgtttgtacagtaaatatatgactgtttctcttctctttctgtgtgtctttctcttgTTTGGACAGATGGCTGACATTCACAAAGTGTACCTCAGCTCCTTGTTCCTGGCCTacttgtttcagtttcagaacCCGACCCTGCTCAGCTCGCCTCTGCTCAGCCTGCTGATTGGCTCAGTGCTAGCGAGGTACTTCCAGGTAGAGTTAGCTGCTCCCTCACGTCAGAGTTCAGTCAAATGACATATTACTTGTTTTTACTTGCATTGAATCTCAGCTGGTTGAATGTTAGTGCTGGAATGAGAAGTCagtaaattgattatttgatgAGCAGAAACTTTCTTCGCCTAATTTATCAAGTTATAATGATAGAATTCTCTCTATcatatcatttaaatatataataccTCCAATTTTATAGGGTCTGAATCAGAGGAACACCATCTCagtgctgttttctgtttctattccAGCAAAAGATGAAGAAGGGACCTCTGGTGGCCAGAATAATGAAGCTTTTCCTACATTTCCACCTCGTCTTCACCACAGGGATCACCTTCAGTTATTTAGTCAAGGTAAAGCTACAAGAAAATGGGTTAAAAGCATTCAGTGGCAGTTATTATATAgttatattacattattggataataatctttgttttttccatttacagAAACTTATACCTGTAAGTGAAAGTGACTTCATATTGAAGTTCCTTGAAGTAAAATTTGGGCTCAACACAACAACGTGAGTGACAGACACTGCATTAAGAATTTAGACTCAAATTATGGACATGTGTCTCATGTACATACATGCAGGCAGAACTTTGGCAGCATGTCGTATCCTCTGTGGTTTTGAACAGTAGCCATATCAGTGAATATGctattttctgtctctataATCTAATCTAAAGTAATCTAATAgcaatattttctttcattctacATTAGTGACTTTGTTACCAACTTCCTGCTGTGCCAAGAGAGTTTCCAGACACCCGGTCAGGACTTATTTCTGCGACTCACGCAGGCCTCAGTCCTTCCCTTCTACCTCCTGgtgctgtctgtctgcctgctgtcCACCCTGCAGACCATTTACAGAAGACTCAGGTCAGAGGCTTGTGGTGTTAATGACATTACTCTTTGAGCTGGCGATCAAAAGGCTGATTAAGGGTCTTGTGGTGAGTAAAGACACATTCATCGTGGTTTTCACTTCCTTACAGCGGCCAGCCGATGAAAACCAACCTCAAACTAGAAGACGGACGAATAGGAGAGCAGCCAGAGGTCATCTATCATGTTTTTCACACGCTGCTTTTTGGAGGCCTGGCTTTGCTGTTTGATGGGTACGTTTGTTagtggaaaatgtgttttcagaatttagatttttaaaatacgTCTGTAGTTGATGAAGCTTTGATTCTGGCACAGCTGGAGACTGACTGTGTTCTTTCCTCCTGCAGGATGAAATACTTATGGACCCCGTACGTCTGCATGTTTACAGCGTTCGGTGTTTGTTCTCCAGACATCTGGATGACTGTGTTCAAGTGGCTCAAACTGAGGTCCATACACCCTGTTGTACTGGTGAGTGTCCACTGATATTCAGTCTTAACAGCAGACATGATCTATTAAAACAtattgacaataaaaacaacaacgtTTTGATGTTCAATTCACTCTCAAATAGTCAAATATGTCATGTTATTTTTGCTATTTACTAACCTTATGTTACTTATGTTATACATCACCATAACACAGTAACCTAATTCACTAAGTTTATAAAAAATAGAAGTGACTCATATCATCATTACTGTAACTCAAAATAGCAGAATAATCTGAACAAATGAGGAATCATCCAGGTTCTGGTTcatactgtgtttttgttcttttgtttctcttttactcttcagtcTCTGATCCTGAGCACAGCCGTTCCCACCATCATCGGTTTCAGTTTGTGGAGAGAGGTGAGATTTTTcggctttttttaaatttcacaaaGCTCTTTTATTTGAGATATTTAAAGCCACATTACATCTGCTCTCTTCCGTCTTGCAGTACTGCCCTCGAGTCTTAGCGGAGTTGTCTGATCTGCAGGAGTTCTACGACCCAGATACAGTAGAGCTGGTCAGCTGGATCAGGTGAGTCATCTCATTCTTCAGATGTAAGATATACTTTTTTTCTCCAGGATTATTTTTTTAGATTGTTAGATGAGTTTGCTTGCATTGTCATAACTGTATTTCCAAAGATATCTGTTAAGTCTTTGTTGTGGTATCAAatgtcttctctcctctctcttccagGACGCAGGCTCCGGCAGCAGCTGTGTTCGCAGGCAGCCCTCAGCTACTGGGGACAGTCAAGTTGTGTTCAGGTTCGGCGGTGACCAGTTTACCGCTTTACTCGGACATCAACCTGCTGAGGAGGACTGAAGATGTGAGTGTCTTAAACAGCTGAGAGACATTTATCATTAGGAGGAAAAACAGGAGACActtagaaaataattgaaaacacGACTTGGTTTTTAAAAAGACTAGATTATATAAATCCTCAGGATATAAAGAGGTGTTTGTTGAACCAATTACTGATGTTAGATAATGTATTATAGTTATAAATaattcatgttatgttgttgctTGAAGTAATGATAAATCATATATTTTCAACATGTGTTACCATTAATTAGTTAGTAGCACTTTTTTAATAaccacttcttttttttttcctcctcttgtaGACTTACCAGGTGTATGCGATGAGATCTGCGGAGGACATCTATAAGATTCTGACCTCTCAGAAGACAAACTATGTGATTGTCGAAGAGTCGATTTGTAACGAGCTCAGTCACAATAAGGGCTGCAAGATCAAAGACCTGCTCGACATCTCCAATGGACACGTGAGTCGCTCTTCTTCTACCGCAAGAGAAACGCAGAGCTTTTGATAAgaattcaatgaataaaaactCGAAAATCTTCAGAAAGGTTCTTAGAAGAACAGAATTCGTTATCTGGCGACCATGCAGTCTttatataatacataaaaatcacCAGAGCTGGTAGGTTTTTATACAGAGAAGAATGTGCTCATtcttttcagtttattattacaTGCAACACACCACTACCATACAGCACTGAACATACTGTAAGTAGATATTGAATAGACAGACATGCAAATGCTGctcttatttaaaaagaaaggtAATTACAATGAAGGGACTTCATATAAATAAGGTCAACGTATCTTAACTTTCCAAAGAGGCCTCGCTCTTGAAAACATGGTGTCGATAACGAGATGAGATATTAATTCATGATCTGTGTGCTCTCGTCCCATTCAGGTAGTTTATGACAAAGGAGAGATCTACTCCTTCTCGAAGCATGGGAGATTCTGCCACGAGATAAAGATGAACTACTCGCCCTACACGAACTATTTCACCAGAGTTTTCTGGAACCGCTCGTATCACGTCTACAAAGTGAACTCCGTCATCTCCTTTCAGTACTGACAGCAGCTTCCCCGCCTCCCCGCTGCTGAGACTTGACTTGAACCCGTCTCTCCTCCACGTCATATCCACGGTGTAACACAAAGCACTacaacatgtgtgtttgtgtgtttatgtgtgtgtgtgctcagaaaaatgtca encodes:
- the LOC137198432 gene encoding probable C-mannosyltransferase DPY19L4 isoform X1: MTELRCRKTETLEGDKEENEQPDELQTTPGVNTEDEGNVARGEADDKQLKDEGGKEGEPQHKEEGSNKNEPSVKRSKSSSTSGFLQRLVRVFFGCLAAVACGMLYAGYLSAYHDRKYWFSTRQDLEREITFQGGSGLYYYYYKHMLTASSFERGFYELTIDNKTVSGQTINAVERLSLYPELITSFIYRVTDSQDFVEPIYFYIGAVFGLQAVYVTALFVCSWVMSGTWVAGMLAVAWYVINRPDTTKVDHAIPLRDNWALPYFSCQVAALTGFLSNNISSATEMFCYLTMSATTFTFLLVWEHSHYVLFIQGLCLFLLDSFDLVPPRKMADIHKVYLSSLFLAYLFQFQNPTLLSSPLLSLLIGSVLARYFQQKMKKGPLVARIMKLFLHFHLVFTTGITFSYLVKKLIPVSESDFILKFLEVKFGLNTTTDFVTNFLLCQESFQTPGQDLFLRLTQASVLPFYLLVLSVCLLSTLQTIYRRLSGQPMKTNLKLEDGRIGEQPEVIYHVFHTLLFGGLALLFDGMKYLWTPYVCMFTAFGVCSPDIWMTVFKWLKLRSIHPVVLSLILSTAVPTIIGFSLWREYCPRVLAELSDLQEFYDPDTVELVSWIRTQAPAAAVFAGSPQLLGTVKLCSGSAVTSLPLYSDINLLRRTEDTYQVYAMRSAEDIYKILTSQKTNYVIVEESICNELSHNKGCKIKDLLDISNGHVVYDKGEIYSFSKHGRFCHEIKMNYSPYTNYFTRVFWNRSYHVYKVNSVISFQY
- the LOC137198432 gene encoding probable C-mannosyltransferase DPY19L4 isoform X2, which codes for MTELRCRKTETLEGDKEENEQPDELQTTRVNTEDEGNVARGEADDKQLKDEGGKEGEPQHKEEGSNKNEPSVKRSKSSSTSGFLQRLVRVFFGCLAAVACGMLYAGYLSAYHDRKYWFSTRQDLEREITFQGGSGLYYYYYKHMLTASSFERGFYELTIDNKTVSGQTINAVERLSLYPELITSFIYRVTDSQDFVEPIYFYIGAVFGLQAVYVTALFVCSWVMSGTWVAGMLAVAWYVINRPDTTKVDHAIPLRDNWALPYFSCQVAALTGFLSNNISSATEMFCYLTMSATTFTFLLVWEHSHYVLFIQGLCLFLLDSFDLVPPRKMADIHKVYLSSLFLAYLFQFQNPTLLSSPLLSLLIGSVLARYFQQKMKKGPLVARIMKLFLHFHLVFTTGITFSYLVKKLIPVSESDFILKFLEVKFGLNTTTDFVTNFLLCQESFQTPGQDLFLRLTQASVLPFYLLVLSVCLLSTLQTIYRRLSGQPMKTNLKLEDGRIGEQPEVIYHVFHTLLFGGLALLFDGMKYLWTPYVCMFTAFGVCSPDIWMTVFKWLKLRSIHPVVLSLILSTAVPTIIGFSLWREYCPRVLAELSDLQEFYDPDTVELVSWIRTQAPAAAVFAGSPQLLGTVKLCSGSAVTSLPLYSDINLLRRTEDTYQVYAMRSAEDIYKILTSQKTNYVIVEESICNELSHNKGCKIKDLLDISNGHVVYDKGEIYSFSKHGRFCHEIKMNYSPYTNYFTRVFWNRSYHVYKVNSVISFQY